attcccacagccaacagaaaattctggaagtgtttgctgggcattgtccttgagtttgggagttgtagttcacttacatctagagaccCTCTCGatagactgtcaccttgtcgtggtgagggggcttgcatgttttgatgaacctgtgggcacaacgactggagtcgtgcactgtttagggctttataagtcatgacctgcaccttgaatttggctcggtaacttatcggcagccaatgaagctttTTTAATAGgagcgttgtatgctccctttgGTTTGTTCCAGTATAGgttgccttctctgtcaaagagctttggttcctcaccaaagttaaaaaaaaaaaaatcagtattgagccatggcggttaaagtgggatcaaactacaTCCATTTTGCATTGTAAATGTACCCAGTGACTGTGGTGAATGGGCAAAGGGTGGCCTTGACATtgggaacagaaaaaaatgtcaCCTGTTacttcatttttctcttttccctttctttttttttttcttccccaggACTCCTGTTGACACCTCTTCCTGGGGAAAGCACTATTCAGGTGAGTAGTgggatgctgctgctgttgtggccctttccacaccgccatataacccagaatatcaaggcagaaaatcctacaatatctgctttgaaatgggttatctgagtccatatattccagttcaaagcaggcaatgtgggattttattcagctgtgtggaagggacctgtgtTTCAAGTAGAGTTGCGATgttcactatgtaacatgatttttgctcctgggctataaatgtcatttctttcattggttctgtcattaaaaaatggaaaaggtttattaaactccaggaactttgttttgACGGGACATCCTGTAGCGCATTTTGGAATAGTTTATTTTATATCCGCAGccattgttgtattttattgaatGTTTAACTAGTAGGgttttatgatattatattatttgttattgctattatgcCATTTGTTTATGcacttattgtattttgtatgtttgcgCTATCATGTGCTTTTGTGAGTCAccacaagtccctttggggagatggtggtggggtataaataaagttttattaatttatattatttataattgtatttattcatttttagttacactatgtaacacagtttttgtccTGGGTTATAGATGTTATTTCTTAACTGACTCTATTAAATGCTTGCTGTATATATgatgtgctccgccctgagtcccctgcggggtaagaagggcggaatataagtgttttaaataaataaatagatatcataaaagcatggacaatgtttattacactgcaaaactttgtttttttgggacattctgcagcacattttgctatagtttttcagtgaatatttcatcaagtctcaaccaattcaacaaagtttgtggcagccacaaaaatgaagtttctgaaggataacaactactttcaaagaaagGGCCATACAGTTAAAGAGGAAAGaatactttcaaatcaggaacacaCAACATTTTTCAAGTTTTGTTGCATGATGCTACCAAAAGAGGATCAAGAGGTTTCTTTACATTGTGTTAAAAGGTGAAGGAAGCTTTACTCTGGACACTTGCCAGATGCACATGGCATAAGATTAAAGACAATGtgttttattaaaataatgtaataattaatcaATTGATTAGATCTGTTACATCTAATGTTGTACTTTTAATTGTAATTGCCTGACATAATGCTGTGTTGTTAGTCATTCCACAAGAAATTTTAAATTCAATACTTTGATATGGAAGAAGATTTAGTATGATTATATTGTGTCAAAAGAGGCGTAGTGAATTAGTTCTCAATTACTAattactccactggctgccaagtacaattcaaagtgcttgtcttaacctttaaagccctgaacagttccggcccagattacctgtccgaatgtatctcctgttatgaaccatcacaaagtttaagatcagttGAAGAGGCCCtattctcaatcccaccaccattgcaaacTGTATTggggggatgagaaacagggccttctcagtggtggcccttcacctGTGAAATtctcttcccagtgacatcagattggctacctccctcccaaaacctggttatgggaccaattAGTTGAACAGTAGCAGCAGTAATTGGGAATAAGACTCAGTGTGATATGTATGACAATGGACTGTCCCAGACACTAATTTTAAATTTAATGAAATGTTTctaaatataatgtattttaatgaactgtttttaaatgtgttttctgattgtggTTAGCACTCTaatgagtgcttgttgtgaaaccaccctgagtcgtcgtcgtcgtcgtcccccccccccccaggtgtgtgtgagaaggatggggtacaaatatatgaaataaataaaattacatttagtTATGTGATTAACCTCTTACCTGAAACAATATTATCTGTTGACTTTTTTTTAATGAGCTATCATGTGATAGCAGGCAAGGTGTCTATTGAGAGGCAAAACTTCCCATGCATTGTTTTATGCATGCACTTAGCTATACATCTATAGCAATTAACGGAAACTATAAGCAAACACAGATTTTTCTTAAGATCCCTTTTATCCTATGGAAGAACTGTACATACCACAAATGAAATGAAATCTGCTCCTATTCAGAAGTGCAGCCAAGCTTTCAGGTTTTACTCATCTCTCAATCCATTTCTCATAGTAGGATAAATAttgccagatttttaaaaagccttgaAAATAGCTTTGAGGACCAGGCATTGGTTAAATAAGCCAAGATGTCCACTTTTCTTTTGTTTAAACCTTAGCTGATTCCAATGATAGCTGAATGACTCACTTTTCCACCATGAGTACTTTTTTTCAGTTGAGCAAAAATAGATAAGTAATAGTTAGTAGAATGTATTCATTCATTACTTCTAATGTAACCATAACTGTGATTGTCTTAACATATTTTGCTATTAATTCCATAGAGAACCTTTACACTGAATACTTTGGTAAGGAAAAAGATTCAGTGTTATCATTTCATGTTTCATTTTGAGTATTTTGCgtacttgcattctctgattttaTATACTTGTAAGCCTATATGGGCAAGATAAACAGGTGCATTTCAAAATCTGGAAACTTCAAAAATGAATATGGACCCATAATAACATAGGTTTGGTATATGGCATAGTTTTGTACAGATTCACTCATGGTCTCTTTAGTTCTATAAGCTAGTTCTACACATCGGTTTTTGTGTTGTGGGCATGTGTGGTAAGATGCCgacaacacaatatttttttttaaaaaaaatcaaaataattactGTATTAAGTAAATGTCAGTGAATCTGTTCATTCCCAGCCCAGATGTGACTTGTATTCGTTGCCTGGATGCCCACGGAACTTTAACCCAGTATGTGGGACTGATGGTGAAACATATGCAAATGAGTGTATGCTCTGTATGTCAAACAAGTAAGTTGAAATGAATTAATAGTGTATCTTTAAACGTTTTAACTTCACAAATAGTCAGCTAGGACTTTCAGTTAATTTAAGCATTTCCATCTCTCACTAAAATGTCCTCAGAGTATTTAGACTTGATTAAATAATTGTTGACTGTGTTGTCCCCTTCTCATCATTTCCTAATCAAGATGTATAGGAAAAGCATTAAATTTGGGGAATAAATGAGGGAGGAAGACCAGCTAGTTCAGTGCCAGGTTTCAAAATATTATGGTGCAAAAAAATCCACTTGTGGAGAATTTGCGTAATTTATGTGATTCTTGAACAAGTTCATTCCCACATTGTCAGAGAGAACAAAATCCCAACACTAATTGgtttaagaaataaaaaaaaaacatttcctgaAATAGTAATTAAATCCTGTTGCCCCCATGCCTACTCACAGGACAGTGAAATGGATTTACCCACGGAGGATGGAGTTGTGTATGCCTActgaacaccccccccctccctaaAAGCTCCTCTTGAGCAGCTATAATGTTCAAGAAGGCCTTTCTTAGAACAttaaaagaaaaagtaaaaatTGATCTAGAGTAAAGGGAATGGAAACTGATCCAAACAACCACTCTATCTACAGCATTATAGTGCTTTTGTCATACTGGAAGATCGCTCCAATGTAGATAAACCCTTCACTCCCAGTATTGCGCTGGAAAAGTCAGGGAGTTGCTGCCCTTTTATATGGTACAAGAAGTGTggcaaccatggcagttaatctATACTGAATTTTACTCTGAATTTGAAAGGTGCTATAAAGTGCTGaatagtttcagcaccttggacaggtGTACTCttttgacatggaagccaccagtcaCTACTATATATGAATTTATCTGGGAAATAATAGTGTAGGCCTGGTCTCTATTCTTGCACTGTACTTAGATTGTTAATGGATTCACAGCTTGCAGTGATCAGTTTAGATAGGACAGTTTCGGCCTTCCCCGTGAGTCCTTCTGGCCTCCCACAAAAGTCATCATCCATTCAGCTCTGCAGCCATACGCTGGATCCTGATCAAAGTCCATACATATTTGTGACTTAGTTTTGCAAGTGGGACTTTATCTGGTATCCTGCTGGTGAATTTGAATGGCGGAATGTTGTttagatctgtggaatgatatATTGAATGAAAGTCACACAAGTAGTATGGTACATGGATAAGCCATTTCTGTTCGTAACATTTTGCTAATATATCTTTAAAGTCTTTATTCTCACAAAATCCCTTTCCTTCTATCTTTGTAAAAAATACAGATTCATTCAGTAGCACTGAAAAGTTCCCGAAAATATTTTgaatctgtattttttttaatcgcTATTTTTCAGTCCCTCTCATTTTAATTTTCCATATGTCAGGACATTTGCTGAGTGTACTCTTTAAGAAAACAGATAACAAACAGTCAAAACCTCTCACTCTATCAGACTGTAAACTCAGTATAGCAAGAAGTTTCTGGAAAAGTTTTATTATCACTACaaccacataaatataaaatgcCTGGCAATTCTGTGCCTTCTAGCTGATCTCATCACAATATAAATGTGTAGCTTATATTGCAGCGATATCTTCCTTAGCTCAGCTATAAGGCACAGAATATATCACACTGGTACTGGAGGTAAGTATAAGTGTTGTAATAAGGAAAACATGTTGACAGGAGCTAAATTATGTAACTTGAAAGACAGCAATTCTATGAAAATCAAATTAGTGTAAGACAGTCCTCTTGTTTAGCATCCCTCTACCCAGAAAAAGCAACAATTATCAGCTTACATTTTTGACAAATCTGTGAGGCACCTAATATctgtttattttccattttcttgcAGAGAATATGACAAGAATATCCAAATAGCCTATCAATCTTCATGCACATGAGGCCAGCTTCAAGAAAATGGAACATACATTAACCTGTAGAAAAGTTTTGAAATGTGTCTTCTAAGCTGCTAAACTGAAGCAAACTCGTTTTTCCTTCTCTTACTTCTGAATTGGCATATTACAGGTGTTTTATTGAAAGACTGGATGTGTtgcttgatatttatttattcctggGGATTTAGACCCCATAATGGTATGATTCTCAGACTGAGAACAAGTACCTGCAGATTCACTTACAAATCGGCATGTGCATAGCACAAGGACACACAAGGGGGTGCAGCCAAAGTGTGCTTCCATTTCTTTGGCTCATAGGGCAATGGGTACTTTTAAAGAAAGTGTATTTTCTGGCAATGGGAATGTGGACAGCTGTCTGCAGCTGCTCTTTCCCTGGTTAATGAGTGGACCTGAGTTAGTCTCCTCATTGCCTGCCATGACATTCATCATAGGAGGGAACTCTTAAATGCCCAAGACCTAGTTGtgttttctttctgcttccctgtCCTAAGGCATGTAGGATATAGTGATAGGATACTTTTTGTATGGTAGTGCAATTGGATGTATAGTCATAAATTGTA
This genomic interval from Anolis sagrei isolate rAnoSag1 chromosome 2, rAnoSag1.mat, whole genome shotgun sequence contains the following:
- the SPINK2 gene encoding serine protease inhibitor Kazal-type 2 — translated: MRVAAPLLWAMAGLLLTPLPGESTIQPRCDLYSLPGCPRNFNPVCGTDGETYANECMLCMSNKEYDKNIQIAYQSSCT